A single window of Methanothermobacter marburgensis str. Marburg DNA harbors:
- a CDS encoding ion transporter, whose translation MEYGEIIRLKELTLLILIILDIVLLSYISFYPSNPGTVNAINQFDLFLCIILFIEFSINLKRSDDRKRFLRENWMDIVAFMPVDFFRAFRFIRIIRVVKVLALFRKYLKKFFTFLVDTHLDQAVGILLFAIVGGTLLFYMIESGVNKSLHDPVDSLWYSITTTMVGEVVIPPTTLYGKVITGILMLVGVTFVGFLTASLASWFVKNPEEEKEIHDRIENIEKSIGDLKREIREIKDLIREK comes from the coding sequence ATGGAGTACGGAGAAATCATCAGGCTCAAGGAACTCACTCTTCTCATACTCATAATCCTTGACATAGTGCTCTTAAGCTACATATCATTCTACCCCTCAAATCCAGGGACCGTGAATGCCATCAACCAGTTTGACCTTTTCCTCTGTATCATCCTCTTTATCGAATTCTCCATCAACCTCAAACGGTCCGATGACAGGAAAAGATTCTTAAGGGAAAACTGGATGGATATAGTGGCCTTCATGCCTGTGGATTTCTTCAGGGCCTTCAGATTCATAAGAATAATAAGGGTTGTGAAGGTACTTGCACTCTTCAGAAAGTATCTCAAGAAGTTCTTCACATTCCTTGTGGACACTCACCTCGACCAGGCAGTGGGAATACTCCTCTTCGCAATTGTGGGGGGTACCCTTCTGTTTTACATGATAGAATCCGGTGTTAACAAGTCCCTCCATGACCCCGTGGACTCCCTCTGGTACAGCATAACAACCACAATGGTGGGGGAGGTGGTTATACCCCCAACAACCCTCTACGGTAAGGTCATCACAGGAATACTCATGCTTGTGGGTGTCACCTTCGTGGGTTTCCTCACAGCATCCCTTGCCTCCTGGTTCGTTAAAAACCCTGAAGAAGAAAAGGAGATCCATGACAGGATCGAAAACATCGAAAAAAGTATAGGAGATCTTAAAAGGGAGATCAGGGAAATCAAGGACTTAATAAGGGAGAAATGA
- a CDS encoding YIP1 family protein, translated as MNRIMNFSRDLVGVLASPEKALSRAKDRGVENQGLYLYVFLSAFLGYMLGGVISAATGAGIMVPVLFAVAVLIVSFIKLIVWALISHIIAAVVFEGKGTFAGTLKMMGFAAAPFVVGIFALLTMTLLGTFFTSSMLFVVMYIWTIMIAAAAVAAEHEMGYGRAFLSVFALPAIVIALLVMLVGVL; from the coding sequence TTGAACAGGATAATGAACTTTTCCAGGGACCTTGTGGGGGTTCTGGCATCACCTGAGAAGGCCCTAAGCAGGGCGAAAGACAGGGGGGTTGAAAACCAGGGCCTTTACCTCTACGTGTTCCTATCAGCATTTCTTGGCTACATGCTGGGAGGGGTAATCTCGGCTGCAACAGGCGCCGGTATAATGGTTCCCGTGCTATTTGCAGTGGCTGTCCTTATTGTATCCTTCATAAAACTGATAGTATGGGCTCTCATATCCCATATAATTGCTGCTGTGGTATTTGAGGGTAAGGGGACATTCGCAGGCACCCTGAAGATGATGGGGTTCGCAGCGGCACCCTTTGTGGTGGGAATATTCGCCCTCCTAACAATGACACTTCTCGGGACATTCTTCACATCATCAATGCTGTTTGTGGTGATGTACATCTGGACGATAATGATTGCCGCCGCTGCAGTGGCCGCTGAACATGAAATGGGTTATGGGAGGGCATTTCTATCAGTATTTGCACTTCCAGCCATTGTAATAGCACTTCTTGTGATGCTTGTGGGGGTATTGTAA
- a CDS encoding B12-binding domain-containing radical SAM protein yields the protein MDVVLINPEDRTAVKNKLGFVLPPLNLMYLGAALERASFTVQIIDDDLRRMGAEGVARIVEGINPLIVGITATTATIRTSLEYIRAIKNRLPDVLTVIGGPHPTFLPVDTLQECRDLDVVVMGEGEATIIDLAETYEKGGPGSLDDVAGITYREGDRIRTNRARPLIEDLDEIPFPARHLVPFRDYETSSQDAGGMITSRGCVYPCRYCSSSLIMGKKFRFRSPENVVDEVEELVEVYGLHDIAFLDDTFMLHRRRAREIAEEIQRRNIDVSFVTSSRVDMVQESLLRDLRAAGMKTIYYGVESGCQRVLDMMKKGITVKQAEDAVRAARKAGVEVITSFILGYPGEKPSEMDRTIDFSIKLDPDYSQYSILTPFPGTPLYAELRRQGLIEDDWENYTVIKPVIKYEKLGLSRELIQKKLVKAYLRFYSRPSYLLRHSYMIRVFLETLYRTYIEPKIPFKKKLR from the coding sequence TTGGACGTTGTACTCATAAACCCCGAGGACAGGACAGCGGTTAAGAATAAACTGGGCTTTGTTCTGCCACCCCTCAATCTGATGTACCTTGGAGCTGCCCTTGAAAGGGCATCCTTCACTGTTCAGATAATCGATGATGATCTCCGGAGAATGGGAGCTGAAGGGGTTGCCAGAATAGTTGAAGGAATTAACCCCCTCATTGTGGGGATAACAGCAACCACTGCAACAATAAGAACATCCCTTGAGTACATAAGGGCGATAAAAAATCGATTACCTGACGTCCTGACGGTTATAGGGGGCCCACACCCCACATTTCTCCCTGTGGATACACTCCAGGAATGCAGGGACCTTGATGTTGTTGTCATGGGTGAGGGAGAGGCCACCATCATTGATCTTGCAGAGACCTATGAAAAGGGAGGCCCCGGGTCCCTTGATGATGTTGCAGGCATCACCTACCGTGAGGGTGACAGGATACGGACAAACAGGGCCCGGCCCCTCATAGAGGACCTTGATGAGATACCCTTCCCTGCGAGGCACCTTGTACCATTCAGGGATTATGAAACCTCCAGTCAGGATGCCGGTGGAATGATAACCAGCCGTGGCTGTGTCTACCCCTGCAGGTACTGCTCATCATCCCTCATAATGGGTAAGAAGTTCAGGTTCAGGAGCCCTGAGAACGTTGTCGATGAGGTTGAGGAGCTCGTGGAGGTCTACGGCCTCCATGATATAGCATTCCTCGACGACACCTTCATGCTCCACCGGCGCCGGGCCAGGGAGATCGCTGAGGAGATCCAGAGGAGAAACATTGATGTGAGTTTTGTCACATCCTCAAGGGTGGACATGGTCCAGGAATCCCTTCTCAGGGACCTCAGGGCCGCGGGGATGAAAACAATATATTATGGTGTTGAATCCGGGTGTCAGCGCGTCCTTGATATGATGAAGAAGGGCATAACTGTTAAGCAGGCTGAAGATGCTGTGAGGGCTGCCAGGAAGGCTGGGGTGGAGGTAATAACCTCCTTCATCCTCGGGTATCCAGGTGAGAAACCCTCAGAGATGGACCGGACCATAGACTTTTCGATAAAACTTGACCCGGACTACAGCCAGTACTCCATACTTACACCATTCCCGGGAACCCCCCTCTACGCGGAGCTCAGGAGGCAGGGACTCATCGAAGATGACTGGGAAAATTACACCGTCATAAAGCCCGTTATCAAATACGAGAAGCTTGGTCTGAGCCGTGAACTCATCCAGAAAAAGCTTGTGAAGGCGTACCTCAGGTTCTACTCAAGGCCCTCCTATCTCCTGAGGCATAGTTACATGATACGCGTATTCCTTGAAACACTGTATAGGACATACATCGAGCCTAAAATTCCCTTCAAAAAAAAATTAAGATGA
- a CDS encoding radical SAM/SPASM domain-containing protein translates to MMGECRRDGSPRIENALRHYLHDEECCFECRLLSSIIGLILSSGADAFGVNEEDLREQMHDPHWMRGLISVLKGIGLFGVNRPFIPGAPFQVVWNITGRCNLKCKHCYEYNSQRPHELEAQEGLRVIDILTDAGVTSLALSGGEPSMHPAIMDYISRSHENGMYTAMATNGYIFRDRDVCRKFVDAGLQFVQISIDSMKPEVHDRFRGVDGSWERACEAVKNFSEYDIFVEVATTVTSENFMHLSEMAEFFHELGADWFMLYNFIPAGRGKENPELDIGPPERYRVLCEAYHSNLHGKIQVLSTAPQFAPIAAGLSKDKRMIPTHFYNPEYTDETLHLAEFIGGCGAGRFYLSIEPDGDIYPCVFFPHLDDLCVGNILEDDFEELWKTSRVLRNLRDRDKLSDHCGSCKSRYICGGCRARALSYLGDIHSPDPGCVNNIGEWRRISGEKQTGGV, encoded by the coding sequence ATGATGGGGGAGTGCCGGAGGGATGGATCTCCAAGGATAGAGAACGCCCTTAGACACTACCTCCATGACGAAGAATGCTGCTTCGAGTGCAGGCTACTATCCAGCATCATTGGCCTCATATTGAGCAGTGGAGCAGATGCCTTTGGCGTGAATGAAGAGGATTTGAGGGAACAGATGCATGATCCGCACTGGATGAGGGGCCTCATCAGCGTCCTCAAGGGGATCGGGTTATTCGGTGTTAACAGACCATTCATACCCGGAGCCCCCTTCCAGGTGGTATGGAACATTACAGGGCGTTGCAACCTCAAATGCAAACACTGCTACGAATACAACAGTCAGAGGCCACATGAACTGGAAGCCCAGGAGGGCCTCAGGGTCATAGACATACTTACAGATGCAGGCGTAACATCCCTTGCCCTTTCAGGTGGAGAGCCAAGCATGCACCCCGCCATAATGGACTACATATCCAGGTCCCATGAGAACGGCATGTACACCGCCATGGCAACCAATGGGTACATCTTCAGGGACAGGGACGTCTGCAGGAAATTCGTCGATGCGGGCCTGCAGTTTGTACAGATAAGTATCGATTCCATGAAGCCAGAGGTCCATGACAGATTCCGGGGTGTTGATGGCTCATGGGAGAGGGCATGTGAGGCCGTTAAAAACTTCTCAGAGTATGACATCTTTGTGGAGGTTGCAACCACCGTGACCTCAGAGAACTTCATGCACCTTTCTGAAATGGCTGAATTCTTCCATGAGCTGGGCGCAGACTGGTTCATGCTCTACAATTTCATCCCCGCGGGTCGGGGAAAAGAGAACCCTGAACTGGACATAGGCCCCCCGGAAAGGTACAGGGTCCTCTGTGAAGCCTACCACAGCAACCTCCATGGTAAAATCCAGGTCCTCTCAACAGCACCACAGTTCGCACCCATCGCAGCAGGCCTCAGCAAGGATAAGAGGATGATACCCACCCACTTCTATAACCCCGAATACACAGATGAGACCCTCCATCTTGCCGAATTTATAGGTGGATGTGGCGCTGGAAGATTCTACCTGAGCATCGAACCGGACGGCGACATCTATCCCTGCGTATTCTTCCCGCACCTGGATGACCTCTGTGTGGGCAACATCCTAGAAGATGACTTTGAAGAGTTATGGAAGACCAGCAGGGTACTAAGGAACCTCAGGGATAGGGATAAACTCTCAGACCACTGCGGATCATGCAAATCCAGATACATCTGTGGCGGCTGCAGGGCACGTGCCCTCTCCTATCTGGGGGACATCCATTCGCCGGACCCTGGCTGTGTGAACAACATTGGAGAATGGCGAAGAATTTCTGGAGAAAAACAAACCGGTGGTGTTTAA
- a CDS encoding TetR/AcrR family transcriptional regulator — translation MLVSTYISGIMVSTEKRITEAARELFIKRGYRGTTTREIASRAGVSEVTVFRKFGSKKNLLKRIMDESSERISGVLEVLRRDGDPRDVLKEVIQKLIMVMVQEKIDLLFLMMVERELEEHGFDGWEIHDSTARLIYDSIEHYLRDKISEGSIRVVDPGTAAEMIISYISHASLSSHFRGHETPAAESFIDILWRGIEGGGMIKE, via the coding sequence ATGTTAGTAAGTACTTACATAAGTGGTATCATGGTCTCCACAGAGAAGAGGATAACCGAAGCCGCAAGGGAACTTTTCATAAAAAGGGGATACAGGGGTACAACAACCCGTGAAATTGCATCCCGGGCCGGTGTAAGTGAAGTAACGGTCTTCAGAAAATTTGGATCCAAGAAAAACCTTCTCAAAAGGATAATGGATGAGAGCAGCGAAAGGATATCGGGGGTCCTTGAAGTCCTCAGGAGAGATGGTGACCCGCGTGATGTGCTGAAGGAAGTCATCCAGAAACTGATCATGGTCATGGTCCAGGAGAAGATCGACCTTCTCTTTTTGATGATGGTTGAAAGGGAACTTGAAGAACACGGTTTTGATGGGTGGGAAATCCATGATTCAACTGCCAGATTGATATACGATTCAATTGAGCATTATCTCAGGGATAAGATCAGTGAGGGCTCCATAAGGGTCGTGGATCCGGGGACCGCTGCAGAGATGATAATCAGTTACATCTCCCATGCAAGCCTCAGTTCACACTTCCGCGGACATGAAACACCAGCAGCGGAGAGTTTCATAGACATATTATGGAGGGGTATAGAAGGAGGTGGTATGATTAAGGAATAG
- the rfbB gene encoding dTDP-glucose 4,6-dehydratase: MERILVTGGAGFIGSNFIRYMLENHSYEIINLDALTYCGNLENLAGVEDDPRYIFVKGSITDKELVNDLIAESDVVVNFAAESHVDRSIEDPGIFIRTNVMGTQTLLEASRRQGVERFIQISTDEVYGSTEEGYFTEETPLAPNSPYSASKASADLIARAYNRTYGLPVNITRCSNNYGPYQFPEKLIPLMITNALEDKPLPVYGDGMNVRDWIHVRDHCRAIDLVLHGGRAGEVYNIGSNSERRNIEIVELILRELGKDESLIRFVEDRPGHDRRYAIDASKIRSELGWKPCYSFEEGIRETIKWYIDNREWWENIKSGEYLRYYERMYDERLRD, translated from the coding sequence ATGGAAAGAATTCTAGTAACCGGTGGAGCCGGCTTCATAGGTAGCAACTTCATAAGGTACATGCTTGAGAACCACAGCTATGAGATAATCAACCTTGACGCTCTCACATACTGTGGAAACCTTGAAAACCTCGCCGGAGTGGAGGATGACCCACGGTACATATTTGTTAAGGGCAGCATAACTGATAAGGAACTTGTTAACGACCTCATAGCAGAATCTGATGTTGTTGTGAACTTCGCGGCAGAATCCCATGTCGACCGGAGTATTGAGGACCCGGGCATATTCATAAGGACAAATGTCATGGGCACTCAGACGCTCCTGGAGGCCTCTAGGAGGCAGGGTGTTGAGAGGTTCATACAGATCTCAACGGATGAGGTTTACGGCTCCACGGAGGAGGGCTATTTCACCGAAGAGACCCCGCTGGCACCAAACAGCCCCTACTCTGCCAGCAAGGCCTCTGCAGACCTCATAGCCAGGGCATACAACCGTACCTATGGTTTGCCGGTTAACATAACACGCTGCTCCAACAACTATGGACCCTACCAGTTCCCTGAGAAGCTAATACCCCTCATGATAACGAATGCCCTTGAGGATAAACCCCTCCCTGTCTACGGTGACGGCATGAATGTGAGGGACTGGATACATGTCCGGGACCACTGCAGGGCAATTGACCTCGTTCTGCACGGTGGACGTGCAGGTGAGGTCTACAATATAGGGAGTAACAGTGAGAGGAGGAATATAGAGATCGTTGAGCTCATACTCAGGGAGCTTGGCAAGGATGAATCCCTCATAAGGTTCGTTGAGGACCGCCCTGGCCATGACAGGAGATATGCAATCGATGCAAGTAAGATAAGGAGTGAACTTGGCTGGAAGCCCTGTTACTCCTTTGAGGAGGGTATCAGGGAGACCATAAAATGGTACATTGATAACAGAGAATGGTGGGAGAATATAAAAAGCGGAGAGTACCTGAGATACTATGAGCGAATGTACGACGAGAGGCTGCGGGATTAA
- the rfbC gene encoding dTDP-4-dehydrorhamnose 3,5-epimerase: protein MGNFRFQRTRLDGAIIIEPEVYGDERGYFMETFNQALFRDHGLDITFVQDNESMSRRGVLRGLHFQLKRPQGKLIRAVKGEIFDVAVDLRRDSETYGEWVGVHLSEENRREFFIPEGFAHGFLALADECIVNYKCTELYLPEYDSGIPWDDPDIGIEWPLELVDELIISDKDMNWKPLRERPVYL, encoded by the coding sequence ATGGGTAACTTCAGATTCCAGAGAACCAGGCTTGATGGTGCAATCATCATAGAACCGGAGGTCTACGGAGATGAACGTGGATACTTCATGGAGACCTTCAACCAGGCACTATTCAGGGACCATGGCCTTGATATCACATTTGTCCAGGACAACGAATCCATGTCCCGCAGGGGCGTCCTCAGGGGCCTTCACTTCCAGCTGAAGAGGCCCCAGGGAAAACTCATCAGGGCTGTGAAGGGTGAAATCTTTGATGTTGCAGTGGACCTTCGCAGAGACTCAGAGACTTACGGTGAATGGGTGGGTGTTCACCTTTCAGAGGAGAACAGGAGGGAATTCTTCATTCCCGAGGGATTTGCACACGGATTTCTGGCCCTCGCAGATGAGTGCATAGTTAACTACAAGTGCACAGAACTCTACCTCCCTGAATACGACTCTGGCATTCCATGGGACGACCCTGACATCGGTATAGAGTGGCCCCTGGAGCTGGTGGATGAACTCATAATTTCAGATAAGGACATGAACTGGAAGCCCCTCCGTGAAAGACCAGTTTACCTCTGA
- the rfbA gene encoding glucose-1-phosphate thymidylyltransferase RfbA has product MKGIVLAGGSGTRLYPITRAVSKQLLPIYDKPMIYYPLSVLMLAGIRDILVISTPRDLPLYRDLLGDGSQFGVRFAYEVQEEPRGIADAFLVGREFIGDSRVALVLGDNVFYGHRFSEILQRAASIREGAVIFGYYVKDPRPFGVVEFDGEGRVISIEEKPERPRSNYVVPGLYFYDNQVVEIASRIEPSERGELEITSVNEEYLKMKKLRVELMGRGMAWLDTGTHDGLLEASSFIETIQKRQGFYIACLEEIAYNNGWITRDDLLEMAEKLEKTEYGRYLRDLAEGNFHG; this is encoded by the coding sequence ATGAAGGGCATAGTGCTTGCAGGGGGTTCAGGAACCCGCCTCTACCCCATAACAAGGGCTGTTTCAAAGCAGCTTCTCCCGATATATGATAAGCCAATGATATATTATCCCCTATCTGTGCTGATGCTCGCGGGTATAAGGGATATCCTCGTGATATCAACCCCAAGGGATCTTCCACTCTACAGGGACCTCCTGGGGGACGGGTCACAGTTCGGTGTCAGGTTCGCCTATGAGGTGCAGGAGGAACCCCGCGGTATTGCCGATGCATTCCTTGTGGGAAGGGAGTTCATTGGAGATTCCAGGGTTGCCCTGGTGCTGGGTGATAACGTATTCTACGGGCACAGGTTCAGTGAAATACTCCAGAGGGCTGCGTCCATCAGGGAGGGTGCTGTCATATTCGGTTACTATGTAAAGGACCCGCGACCCTTCGGTGTTGTTGAGTTCGACGGGGAAGGAAGGGTTATATCAATAGAAGAAAAACCTGAAAGACCCAGATCCAACTACGTTGTCCCGGGCCTATACTTCTATGACAACCAGGTGGTTGAAATTGCCAGCAGGATAGAGCCATCAGAGAGGGGGGAGCTTGAGATAACATCCGTCAACGAGGAGTACCTGAAGATGAAGAAGCTCCGTGTGGAGCTCATGGGCCGTGGGATGGCCTGGCTTGACACCGGTACCCATGACGGCCTTCTGGAGGCAAGCAGTTTCATAGAGACCATACAGAAGAGGCAGGGATTCTACATCGCATGCCTTGAGGAGATAGCATACAACAATGGATGGATCACAAGGGATGATCTCCTTGAAATGGCAGAAAAACTTGAGAAGACAGAATACGGCAGATACCTCAGAGACCTTGCGGAGGGAAACTTCCATGGGTAA
- the rfbD gene encoding dTDP-4-dehydrorhamnose reductase — MKVLVTGASGMLGSDLIDVLKERHEVLTSGDLDIRDLEGVMELAAKKRPDTIIHAAAFTDVDCAESERETAYQVNVLGTRNVAAAASQTGASLVYISTDYVFNGKKGEEYFEFDEPDPLNFYGKTKYLGELAVRDLTDKFYIVRTSWLFGRNGRNFVSTMVELAERGHEISVVDDQYGSPTYTRDLAGAIGKLIERPAYGVYHITNSGHCSWYDFAREIFHALQMGVKLKPVRSHEFPRPARRPSFSVLKNYNWIMEGFKPLRSYREALKDYLEEMKSINGGGP; from the coding sequence ATGAAGGTTCTTGTAACCGGGGCCTCGGGTATGCTTGGAAGTGACCTCATTGATGTCCTGAAAGAAAGACATGAGGTTTTAACGTCAGGAGACCTTGACATCCGGGACCTTGAGGGTGTCATGGAACTTGCAGCCAAAAAGCGTCCGGATACCATCATACATGCAGCTGCATTCACAGACGTTGACTGTGCCGAATCGGAGCGTGAAACAGCCTATCAGGTGAACGTTCTCGGGACCCGGAACGTTGCTGCCGCTGCATCACAGACAGGCGCCAGTCTGGTTTACATATCCACCGATTATGTTTTTAATGGTAAGAAGGGTGAAGAATACTTTGAATTTGATGAACCGGATCCTCTGAACTTTTACGGGAAAACCAAGTACCTGGGTGAACTTGCTGTGCGTGATCTGACAGATAAATTCTACATAGTAAGGACCTCCTGGCTATTTGGGAGGAACGGGAGAAACTTTGTAAGTACCATGGTGGAACTCGCAGAGAGGGGTCATGAGATAAGTGTTGTTGATGACCAGTATGGATCCCCAACATACACCCGTGACCTTGCAGGTGCAATCGGGAAGCTTATTGAAAGGCCCGCATATGGTGTTTATCATATAACAAACTCTGGCCACTGCTCATGGTATGATTTTGCCAGGGAGATATTCCATGCGCTGCAGATGGGTGTTAAGTTGAAACCTGTAAGGAGCCATGAATTCCCGAGACCCGCCCGCAGACCATCATTCTCTGTCCTCAAAAATTATAACTGGATCATGGAGGGCTTTAAGCCCCTCAGAAGCTACAGGGAAGCCCTTAAGGATTACCTTGAGGAAATGAAATCAATTAATGGAGGTGGACCATGA
- a CDS encoding HAD family hydrolase, protein MRGRSKMNTIIFDIDKTLLVGSHCHFYSFRQAFRELFNADVEIDIERIQGMTDKEIIFQTAWKYGLEISDGDFVRIVDRISYNYRLNLERDNIRALHGAEIILKRLSEAGTPLGVVTGNIEPVAWLKLREASFDGYFNFGGFGNEGCSRASILRLALERASSIYGRLRRENVITVGDTPRDIEAGRELGLRTVGVATGDFTVDELEAAGADHVLECLGDVDAFLEITGYGTAVSVMGD, encoded by the coding sequence ATGAGAGGCAGGTCTAAGATGAACACCATCATATTCGATATTGATAAAACGCTGCTTGTGGGATCCCACTGTCACTTCTACTCCTTCAGGCAGGCGTTCAGGGAACTTTTCAATGCTGATGTTGAAATAGACATCGAAAGAATCCAGGGGATGACCGATAAGGAGATAATATTCCAGACCGCATGGAAGTACGGTCTTGAAATCAGCGATGGGGACTTTGTGAGGATAGTGGATAGGATTTCCTATAACTACCGCCTGAACCTTGAGAGGGATAACATAAGAGCCCTGCATGGTGCAGAAATTATCCTTAAAAGGCTCAGTGAAGCCGGAACACCCCTCGGAGTTGTGACCGGAAACATTGAGCCTGTTGCATGGTTGAAGCTCAGAGAGGCCTCATTTGATGGATACTTCAACTTCGGGGGCTTTGGCAACGAGGGGTGCAGCAGGGCCTCGATACTGAGGCTTGCCCTTGAAAGGGCCTCCTCAATTTACGGGCGGCTACGGCGGGAAAATGTTATAACCGTAGGTGACACTCCACGGGATATTGAAGCCGGGAGGGAACTTGGCTTGAGGACCGTGGGGGTTGCCACAGGGGACTTCACGGTTGATGAACTGGAGGCAGCCGGTGCCGACCACGTCCTTGAGTGTCTCGGTGACGTTGATGCCTTCCTTGAGATAACAGGTTATGGTACTGCAGTGAGCGTTATGGGTGATTGA
- a CDS encoding ArsR/SmtB family transcription factor, with protein sequence MKSDVCEIDDANEARVLMVRESMPDDDEIKGLCDLFKILSEPTRLRIIEALTVDSLCVCELASLLEMTQSAVSHQLRILRSAGIVDYERDGKMARYHLTDRGVADIIENCRSKCP encoded by the coding sequence ATGAAGAGTGATGTCTGTGAAATCGATGATGCCAATGAGGCCCGGGTGCTCATGGTGAGGGAGTCGATGCCTGACGACGATGAAATAAAAGGACTCTGTGACCTCTTCAAAATATTATCCGAGCCCACAAGGCTCAGGATAATCGAGGCACTCACCGTGGATTCACTGTGTGTCTGTGAACTCGCATCCCTCCTTGAGATGACCCAGTCAGCGGTTTCTCACCAGCTCAGAATTCTGAGAAGTGCGGGAATCGTTGACTATGAAAGGGATGGTAAGATGGCACGCTACCACCTCACCGATAGGGGCGTGGCGGATATTATAGAAAACTGCAGGAGCAAATGTCCTTAG
- a CDS encoding cyclase family protein has translation MYELLSHPLEDGSPVHPALDDVRISIRNMIPVDGYETHTIITSNHAGTHVDAPAHFIEGGKRISEYSIEELVFNDVCTVDVDVGPGDPIGSGDIEIPDCDLLLIRTGFESVRGGDTYLQDNPWITPELIDNIRRNFRGIRAIGVDCISISNPEHPSEGEMAHIMAFTEDPDYGEPVLILEDMKLMSAPEVIERVFVVPWTIEGVDSAPCTVIAEFKV, from the coding sequence ATGTATGAACTTCTTTCGCATCCACTGGAGGATGGTTCACCGGTTCACCCGGCACTTGACGATGTGAGGATATCAATCAGGAACATGATACCTGTGGATGGGTATGAGACCCACACCATCATCACATCCAACCATGCCGGGACCCATGTAGATGCCCCGGCCCATTTCATTGAGGGCGGAAAGAGGATAAGTGAATACAGTATTGAAGAACTTGTATTCAATGACGTCTGCACTGTGGACGTTGATGTGGGGCCAGGGGACCCCATAGGGAGCGGTGACATTGAGATTCCCGACTGCGACCTCCTCCTCATAAGGACGGGCTTCGAGTCAGTGAGGGGTGGGGACACCTACCTGCAGGATAACCCCTGGATAACCCCTGAACTTATTGATAACATAAGGAGGAACTTCAGGGGTATCAGGGCCATAGGGGTGGACTGCATATCAATATCAAATCCAGAACACCCATCTGAGGGCGAGATGGCCCACATAATGGCCTTCACTGAGGACCCTGATTATGGGGAGCCAGTTCTCATCCTGGAGGATATGAAACTGATGAGTGCTCCGGAGGTTATTGAGAGGGTTTTTGTGGTTCCGTGGACCATTGAGGGGGTTGACAGTGCACCATGTACCGTTATAGCGGAATTTAAGGTTTAA
- the tsaA gene encoding tRNA (N6-threonylcarbamoyladenosine(37)-N6)-methyltransferase TrmO: MEIKIRPVGFVRSPFMGRGEAPHQGRLSMEESEIHIFPEYRDALEGIELFRYLFVLYWQHLAERDVLKVVPRGKKKKRGVFSTRAPARPNPIGLCLVELLESGDFLRVRGLDALDGSPVIDIKPYHEDIDSPGD; the protein is encoded by the coding sequence GTGGAGATAAAGATAAGGCCTGTTGGATTTGTGAGATCCCCATTCATGGGGAGGGGGGAGGCACCTCACCAGGGGAGGCTCTCAATGGAGGAGAGCGAGATTCACATCTTCCCGGAGTACCGTGACGCCCTGGAGGGAATTGAACTTTTCAGGTACCTCTTTGTTCTCTACTGGCAGCACCTGGCTGAAAGGGATGTTCTTAAGGTTGTTCCGCGGGGTAAAAAGAAGAAGAGGGGTGTTTTTTCAACAAGGGCCCCTGCAAGGCCCAACCCGATAGGGCTGTGCCTGGTGGAGCTGCTGGAGTCAGGTGATTTCCTCAGGGTGAGGGGCCTTGATGCACTGGATGGCTCACCTGTTATCGATATAAAGCCATACCATGAGGATATCGATTCACCCGGGGACTGA